DNA from Tripterygium wilfordii isolate XIE 37 chromosome 15, ASM1340144v1, whole genome shotgun sequence:
ACAATGGGGTCACAGAACAGTGAACTTGCGAAGATTTTAGTCCTTCAAGCAACCAAATACACTATAAAAATGAATTggaatgagcaattccaaggaaatTTTGCACTAACTGGTAATGTCTAAGCCAGTGATGAGAAAACTATTAAGGAGAATTCAAAGAGAGAGTTTCAGAGTTGACAATGAATGATGAATCAGAAAACTAAGTAGAATTTTCAAATAGTTCACTAAACCCAACTAAAAATCAAGTCTATGGTTATTTTTCAGAAACCACACTATACTCATCTTGCTCCATTGGAGCTGGTAAGTTAAGATCTATCGAAACAGCTGAAACTGCATCCAGTTTGGTAGGAGTTGTTGCAGAACTTGTTGAAGAAGCTGAAATGTGGGATCTCTTGTGTCCACCAAGTGCTTGTCCTGAACCAAATACTTTGAAGCAAAATGGGCACTCGAAAATCTTCTCATTAGCAGGAATTTTACCTTGCTCGCAAATTCTCTTATGGCCACCCAATGCTTGCAAAGATCGAAAACCCTTCTTGCATTTCTCGCAACGAATTTTCTTGCTCAATTTGGTCTCTTTGGATTTCTCGACCGATCTTTGATCTTGTTCCTTCATCCAACAATCCCTCGAAAGCATCATGAGACACATAGCAACATTTTCTTCAGGTGAAGCATCAGAAACAGAACTCACTGGTTCTGGATCGGCCGGCGAGGACTGGTACTCATTGTTATTATCAACCCAACTCTGTTTGCCGCTCTGCTTTGCCTTCTTGGTTTCAAATTTCATCTTCTGATTCTCGAATTTCCGATTCCTCTTAGATCGTCTCCGAGTTGGGTTTCTTGACTCAGTCTCACTCTCTCCATCTTGGACAACAACACAAGTCCCATGAGGTTcagcaacaaaagaaaatttaggaTCTGCAACTCTGAAACTCTTCTTTGGATTCTCCCTCAACCCATAAACCAACCctttctcttctcctcctcctcctcctctgttcttctcttcttcttctaaagATGCAGATGCGGCTGATTCGATTGTAGTGTCAACGGATTGCTGAGTCTTCTTTGGAAGAGGAAGAGTGGCTAAATGACCCTTCATGTGACCACCCAGAGCTCTGCCATTAGTGAAACTTCTGGTGCAGAGCTTGCATTTGTGCCTCTCCATAAGGAAAAATCAAGCAACAGAGACACAACAAGAACCCAAAAACAAAGGTCTTGTTGGTGATACAAAGAGATTGGGGAATTGCTTAAAAGCAAAGAGTAGGTGACAAGCATTCCTCCACCAAAAGACACACACAACCCAAAAAACCAATTGAGTAAAATATCAAGGAAAAAACAGTTGTGGATTGTgtgaaatagtaaaaaaaattttgtcttaaaactgaaaattaaaaataaaaatgtgtgtGATTTGATGAGTTGTGAAAGATGGACAAGTAACATGCAATCCTTGCCCAACTCTCAGTTGATAAggctttttgttttgttttatttttttttaccactTTTTGGGATCCAAAATTTCCAGATAAGCAATTCaattttagtttattttataCCTATTTGAAGGGATATGTAGGACTACTATCCTATCCAATGTGCTCAAATGAAAAAAGTTCATCTCAATTATTTCAAATAATGAGATGAACGTACATAATACATGTGAAATCATGGAccccacatgattcatatgaacgAATTTGTGTGCGTTCATCTCTATATTCGAGATacttgagataaaaaaaatattgggattCGTAAAACTATCCGTGCTCAAATTCTCATCCATCCATTTGTGCATTACTTTGAAATTTTCAAGCGGATTGGCTTTGGGCCCCAACACTCATACTTCTCCATACCCTCACTCAATCTGTATGGTTTGCACTTTGTAGTCTATGTTTATTATTGTCTTTTTCTCTGTATATTAGTCTTTCTGTTTAGTAGACTGTGCTCATTGCTTTTCTGCtttttgtttaatatttatACAAGGTGTGGGGTTCCAATTTCCAACTTGAAATCTAATTAAATTTGATATTAATCCAGTTTTGCGTTGTTAAATACACTGTTTGTCGATACTAAAATCTCACTCGTGACTCAAACCGAACAATATATTTGATGCGTTTGTGGACTAAGAACTTTAAGATTACTTTTTAGGGTTCACCATTTTTGTTAGGTTTATAAATTTACAAGAGGGTCAGTCAAATTGCTAATAATGTCTACCGCTTAACAAGTGTGTGAATTAGGTGGCCTCAACAATCTCATTATAGTGACCGTGAAGCAATCGTTTAATGCCATGTTGATGACACTGCTTCTCCTCCCACTAGCCAATGAATAGATTATATGATGGAAAACAAAAGTACTGgaataattataaaaattgCTATGATTTTTATAtcacatatataatttgttttgttattttaatcataatttttttttctttttttgtaaatgAGAGAATTATTAAGTtatattataataaaaatagaCAGCGTATCTATTGTcattttataaatataattaagaagTACAAATTCTGgggaaaaaatttaaattatctgaaaaaattatgaattataTTGAGAATCTAATATGGATTTAAAAAATAAGCACTTTTAACCAAAACCAAgtacatgtaattttttttaattgaaaacaATATCATAACAAATTTACCCTTTGCACATTTGATATAGGTTTAAACTCGAGCATCAGATCTATACGCATATAAATTTTCCATTAATAACATAataaattgaaccaaaattatgcacgCGACTAAAAGAGTATTAGCCGTAGGTGGCACACTTGTCACTTTTGTGCTGCTTTAACAAAAACTAGTTGGTCCCGTTCGGGGATGAGAGGGGCTGGAATGATTCCAGCCAATTCCACCCATCACAGCCGTTGATGATATTTGCTTCATAATGTCATTAAGTGTAATTAATGATGATGTAATGGTTATGATGGGTGGAATTGGCTGTAATGATTCCAGCCACACCCATCCCGTTCGGGTGTAGGGACGGCTGGATGATACAACCACGTGCCGCGCTAAAAGTGCAAAACAGAGCACTTATCTGCTGATCACTTTCTTGGGCTGAGCTCTACCTCACCTCAACCCTCTGGGGAGAATCGAAATCAGGTAGTCATATTACCTGGCAGAGGTATAAACCCCCACCAACCGAGCTCCCCCGGTTCTCAATTATACTaaccaaataattaaataacgtcaaattaaattaaattagccTTAGCCCTTAAGTTATGTTTATTTAGTTGAACAAATGAAAGCCTGGTTGATCAGATTGTTTGGCCAACACCTTGAGATCCAGGGTTTTATTCTCACCATAGGCGTTtaggatttgggtagtttttcatccgttGTGATggtcttcatgcccctcggacaTGACTtagtgtgtgtggcctgtggcctttccaaaaaaaaaaaaagagttggacaagtgaaatataaaatttatagCATCTTATCATACTTTTTTTTGCATGAAACACGTAATAAAGTGGTTGATGAGTAAAGTAAGTAAGTAGCAagtgagtcgttggttgaacgacaatcacattaTATATAAGGCATCATCCACCCAATTATGTCGTGGGTTCGAATGATATCCCTCCCCAAAtccctatttcaaaaaaaaaaagtaacaagtCCATTACATTCGAGTCACTAATTAGAGTGATAAGGATCATGAGTATCATCCTGATGATCACGATTCTAATT
Protein-coding regions in this window:
- the LOC120017154 gene encoding zinc finger protein ZAT1-like, which codes for MERHKCKLCTRSFTNGRALGGHMKGHLATLPLPKKTQQSVDTTIESAASASLEEEEKNRGGGGGEEKGLVYGLRENPKKSFRVADPKFSFVAEPHGTCVVVQDGESETESRNPTRRRSKRNRKFENQKMKFETKKAKQSGKQSWVDNNNEYQSSPADPEPVSSVSDASPEENVAMCLMMLSRDCWMKEQDQRSVEKSKETKLSKKIRCEKCKKGFRSLQALGGHKRICEQGKIPANEKIFECPFCFKVFGSGQALGGHKRSHISASSTSSATTPTKLDAVSAVSIDLNLPAPMEQDEYSVVSEK